In one Lolium rigidum isolate FL_2022 chromosome 3, APGP_CSIRO_Lrig_0.1, whole genome shotgun sequence genomic region, the following are encoded:
- the LOC124696378 gene encoding uncharacterized protein LOC124696378, producing MVSLQSALLPEANRRPPCLSFVDNSSVVASTATSKKRKWDGDDDETDGIELNFDAAPLPIEWQRCLDIKSGQIHYYNTRTHKRTSKDPRRVPVATPVAVEDDDAGNFAPAGLDLDLNLAFEPRRRSPVRAEEKKPRPAADHAKPQAAADREDAALAGAQSGGVEMVAAVCMRCHMLVMMCRACPSCPNCKFLHPTAGRAVGSPPMRAPEPAPLKLGLQLLCCRD from the exons ATGGTGTCCTTGCAGTCGGCGCTCCTGCCGGAGGCCAACAGGCGGCCGCCGTGCCTCTCCTTCGTCGACAACAGCAGCGTCGtggcctccaccgccaccagcaAGAAGCGGAAgtgggacggcgacgacgacgaaacCGACGGGATCGAGCTCAATTTCGACGCCGCGCCGCTCCCCATCGAGTGGCAGCGCTGCCTCGACATCAAG TCGGGGCAGATCCACTACTACAACACGAGGACGCACAAGAGGACGTCCAAGGACCCGAGACGGGTCCCCGTCGCGACGCCCGTggcggtggaggacgacgacgccggGAATTTCGCGCCGGCGGGGCTAGACCTGGACCTGAACCTGGCATTCGAGCCGCGGCGCCGCTCGCCCGTCAGGGCGGAGGAGAAGAAGCCCCGGCCGGCCGCCGATCATGCGAAACCACAGGCGGCGGCCGATCGTGAGGACGCGGCGCTGGCCGGCGCGCAGTCGGGCGGCGTGGAGATGGTCGCGGCCGTGTGCATGCGGTGccacatgctggtgatgatgtgcCGGGCGTGCCCGTCCTGCCCCAACTGCAAGTTTCTGCACCCGACGGCAGGCCGGGCTGTGGGATCCCCTCCCATGCGGGCGCCGGAGCCGGCGCCGCTCAAGCTCGGCCTCCAGCTGCTCTGCTGCAGGGACTAG